The following are encoded together in the Erpetoichthys calabaricus chromosome 16, fErpCal1.3, whole genome shotgun sequence genome:
- the LOC127526062 gene encoding zinc finger BED domain-containing protein 4-like produces the protein MVQAKYCAAKENAMAEVKQAAYVSLTSDMWTSINMHGYLGVTCHYVTAEAKLTTVLLCVSQFPKTHTAAHITESMSVLMTDWGISGKIHCMVTDNAANLVATAQLLKVRYVPCFAHTLNLVVKKAIDQTPKLQEIRQKAKKIVSLFRSSCNAKEKLSEMQQLMGRPVQKVVQEVDTRWNSTYDMLQRLHDQREAVGAALSNLNTEVVPLSGEYDIINECLTLLLPLKHATTEMSAEKTVSASKMIALYRMLQHNVSEKSTKVTREESIQLGRLR, from the coding sequence ATGGTTCAGGCCAAGTACTGTGCAGCCAAAGAGAATGCAATGGCTGAGGTAAAGCAGGCTGCTTATGTCAGCCTGACCTCTGATATGTGGACTTCAATAAATATGCATGGCTATCTGGGTGTCACGTGCCATTATGTCACAGCTGAAGCCAAACTGACCACAGTTCTCCTTTGTGTCAGCCAATTTCCCAAGACACACACTGCTGCTCACATCACGGAGTCCATGAGTGTGCTAATGACGGACTGGGGAATCAGTGGCAAGATACACTGCATGGTGACTGACAATGCAGCCAATCTTGTTGCCACTGCCCAGCTGCTGAAAGTTCGTTATGTGCCATGCTTTGCCCATACCCTGAATCTGGTAGTAAAGAAGGCAATTGACCAGACCCCCAAGCTCCAGGAAATTCgtcaaaaagcaaagaaaattgtgtctttgtttagGTCAAGTTGCAATGCTAAGGAAAAACTATCGGAGATGCAGCAGCTAATGGGCAGGCCAGTGCAGAAGGTGGTTCAAGAAGTGGACACCAGATGGAACAGCACTTATGACATGCTGCAGCGTCTGCATGACCAACGTGAGGCAGTTGGTGCTGCCCTCTCTAATTTAAATACAGAGGTTGTTCCCTTAAGTGGGGAGTATGATATTATTAATGAATGCCTGACCCTCCTCCTTCCACTAAAACATGCAACAACTGAGATGTCTGCAGAGAAAACGGTGTCTGCATCAAAAATGATCGCACTATATCGCATGTTGCAACACAACGTCTCGGAGAAGAGTACCAAGGTGACCAGGGAGGAGTCCATACAATTAGGTAGGCTGCGATga